From Brevibacillus marinus, a single genomic window includes:
- a CDS encoding protein arginine kinase: protein MSVQQFIQNPWSNWMKGQGPDADIVISTRIRIARNLRHQPFPLLATDSQAEEVVNQVAKVVRTESLGKEGPFELIMMDRLQPLEKRVLVEKHLISPNLAEESRKGAVLLSGDESISIMINEEDHIRIQVLLPGFQLTEAWDIGSRIDDIFEKHVNYAFDEKRGYLTSCPTNVGTGIRASVMLHLPALVMTQQINRILQAINQVGLVVRGLYGEGSEALGNLFQLSNQVTLGMSETDILSNLYSVAKQIIEQERVARRYLQENSALALEDRICRSYGILLHARTVESKEAAQRLSDVRLGIDLGIIQNVSPFTINELLVLTQPGFLQQHAGQKLTPEQRDERRARLIRERLRAKIA, encoded by the coding sequence ATGTCTGTACAGCAGTTTATCCAGAATCCGTGGAGCAATTGGATGAAGGGGCAGGGCCCGGACGCCGATATCGTCATCAGTACGCGCATCCGCATCGCGCGCAACCTGCGCCATCAGCCGTTTCCGCTTTTGGCGACCGACTCGCAGGCAGAAGAAGTGGTCAACCAGGTGGCCAAAGTGGTCCGCACGGAATCGTTGGGCAAGGAGGGGCCCTTCGAGCTGATCATGATGGATCGCCTGCAGCCGCTGGAGAAGCGGGTTTTGGTGGAAAAACATTTAATCAGCCCCAACCTCGCCGAAGAGTCGCGCAAAGGGGCCGTGTTGCTCAGCGGGGATGAGTCGATCAGTATCATGATCAACGAAGAGGATCATATTAGAATTCAGGTACTCCTGCCTGGTTTTCAGCTCACCGAAGCATGGGATATCGGCAGCAGGATTGACGATATTTTTGAAAAGCACGTGAATTACGCGTTTGATGAAAAACGCGGGTATCTGACCAGCTGTCCGACCAATGTCGGTACCGGGATTCGTGCATCGGTGATGCTGCATCTGCCTGCGTTGGTGATGACGCAGCAGATCAACCGGATCTTGCAGGCGATTAACCAGGTAGGCTTGGTGGTGCGCGGATTGTACGGGGAAGGCAGTGAAGCGTTGGGCAACTTGTTCCAGCTGTCCAACCAGGTGACGCTTGGCATGTCGGAGACCGACATCTTGTCCAACCTGTACAGCGTAGCAAAGCAGATTATCGAGCAGGAGCGGGTGGCCCGCCGTTATCTGCAGGAAAACTCCGCCCTCGCCCTGGAAGATCGCATCTGCCGCTCCTATGGCATCTTGCTGCATGCGCGCACCGTCGAATCGAAAGAGGCGGCACAGCGGTTATCGGACGTGCGGCTGGGGATTGACCTTGGCATTATCCAAAACGTCTCTCCCTTCACCATAAACGAACTGCTCGTTTTGACGCAGCCTGGTTTTTTGCAGCAGCACGCCGGCCAAAAACTGACGCCCGAGCAACGGGACGAGCGGCGTGCCCGTTTGATCCGCGAACGATTGAGAGCCAAAATTGCCTAA
- a CDS encoding ATP-dependent Clp protease ATP-binding subunit yields MMFGRFTERAQKVLALALEEAVRLGHKDIGTEHVLLGLIREGEGIAAKALQSLGLGLDRIQNEVESLIGRGSEQPTAGSYTPNYTPRAKKVIELSMDEARKLGHTYVGTEHILLGLIREGEGIAARIMNNLGVSLNKARQQVLQLLGSSEMMSSHQPSGGNPAANTPTLDSLARDLTAIAREGGLDPVIGRQKEIERVIQVLSRRTKNNPVLIGEPGVGKTAIAEGLAQKIVNNEIPETLRDKRVMTLDMGTVVAGTKYRGEFEDRLKKIMDEIRQAGNIILFIDELHTLIGAGGAEGAIDASNILKPALARGELQCVGATTLDEYRKYIEKDAALERRFQPIHVDEPTVEDAIKILHGLRDRYEAHHRVKITDEAIEQAVKLSDRYITDRYLPDKAIDLIDEAASKVRLQSFTVPPNLKELEARLEEVRKEKDAAVQSQEFEEAAALRDQEQKLREELEQTKKDWKERQGKLNMEVTPEDIAHVVANWTGIPVVKLKEEETERLLKLEEILHKRVIGQDEAVKSIARAIRRARAGLKDPKRPIGSFIFLGPTGVGKTELARAIAEALFGDEDAMIRIDMSEYMEKHSTARLVGAPPGYVGYDEGGQLTEKVRRKPYSVVLLDEIEKAHPDVFNILLQVLDDGRLTDSKGRTVDFRNTVVIMTSNVGANMIRKNTSLGFTADNTEKKYQDMKDKVMEELKRTFRPEFLNRIDELIVFHSLEQEHIEQIVSLMTEELRKRLREQDIDFSLSDEAKKLLAKEGFDPAYGARPLRRAIQRNIEDRLSEELIKGTIHKGDTVHIDVEDGQLTVKRLEPTASSK; encoded by the coding sequence ATGATGTTTGGTCGTTTTACGGAACGCGCACAAAAGGTACTCGCGCTCGCATTGGAAGAGGCGGTGCGGCTGGGGCACAAAGATATTGGCACCGAACACGTCCTCTTGGGATTGATTCGCGAAGGGGAAGGCATTGCGGCCAAAGCGCTGCAGTCGCTCGGTTTGGGTCTCGACCGAATTCAAAATGAAGTCGAATCGCTGATTGGACGCGGCTCGGAACAGCCGACGGCAGGCAGCTATACCCCCAACTATACGCCCAGAGCGAAAAAAGTAATCGAGCTGTCCATGGACGAAGCGCGGAAGTTGGGTCATACTTACGTAGGAACGGAGCATATCCTGCTCGGTCTGATTCGCGAAGGGGAAGGCATTGCCGCGCGGATCATGAACAACCTGGGCGTCAGCTTGAACAAGGCGCGCCAGCAGGTGCTGCAGCTGCTTGGCAGCTCGGAAATGATGTCGTCTCATCAACCTTCCGGCGGCAACCCGGCAGCCAACACGCCGACGCTGGACAGTCTCGCCCGTGACTTGACCGCGATTGCCCGCGAAGGCGGACTGGACCCGGTCATCGGCCGGCAGAAGGAAATCGAACGCGTGATCCAAGTGTTGAGCCGCCGGACCAAGAACAACCCCGTCCTGATCGGCGAACCGGGCGTCGGGAAAACAGCGATTGCCGAAGGGTTGGCGCAGAAAATCGTCAACAATGAAATCCCGGAGACCCTGCGTGACAAGCGGGTCATGACGCTGGACATGGGCACCGTCGTGGCTGGCACCAAGTACAGGGGCGAGTTTGAAGACCGGTTGAAAAAGATCATGGACGAGATTCGCCAGGCCGGCAACATCATCTTGTTTATCGACGAGCTGCATACCCTGATTGGGGCCGGCGGTGCGGAAGGGGCGATCGACGCGTCCAACATTTTAAAACCTGCCCTGGCCCGCGGCGAACTGCAGTGCGTCGGTGCCACCACGCTGGATGAATACCGCAAGTACATTGAAAAAGATGCCGCGTTGGAACGCCGGTTCCAACCGATCCATGTGGACGAACCTACGGTAGAAGATGCGATCAAGATTCTGCACGGCTTGCGCGACCGCTACGAAGCGCACCATCGCGTGAAGATTACGGACGAGGCGATTGAGCAGGCAGTCAAACTGTCCGACCGCTACATTACGGACCGGTATTTGCCCGACAAGGCGATCGATTTGATCGACGAGGCGGCTTCGAAAGTGCGCCTGCAGTCCTTTACGGTGCCGCCGAACCTGAAAGAGCTGGAAGCTCGCCTGGAGGAAGTGCGCAAGGAAAAGGATGCGGCCGTGCAGTCGCAAGAATTCGAAGAAGCGGCCGCACTCCGCGACCAGGAGCAGAAACTGCGCGAAGAGCTGGAGCAGACCAAGAAGGACTGGAAGGAACGGCAGGGCAAGCTGAACATGGAAGTTACGCCGGAAGATATCGCCCACGTCGTGGCCAACTGGACCGGCATTCCAGTGGTCAAGCTGAAAGAAGAAGAAACCGAGCGCCTGCTGAAGCTGGAGGAGATCCTGCACAAACGGGTGATTGGACAGGACGAAGCGGTCAAGTCGATCGCCCGGGCGATCCGCCGGGCACGGGCGGGGCTGAAAGATCCCAAGCGTCCGATTGGTTCGTTTATTTTCCTCGGACCGACCGGGGTCGGGAAAACCGAACTGGCCAGGGCGATCGCGGAAGCGTTGTTCGGAGATGAAGATGCGATGATTCGCATCGATATGTCCGAATACATGGAGAAACATTCTACTGCCCGTTTGGTTGGCGCCCCTCCCGGATACGTCGGATACGATGAAGGCGGCCAATTGACGGAAAAGGTACGGCGCAAGCCATACTCCGTCGTCCTGCTCGATGAGATCGAAAAGGCCCATCCCGATGTGTTCAACATTCTGCTGCAGGTGCTGGACGACGGTCGTTTGACTGATTCCAAGGGTCGTACCGTGGACTTCCGCAACACAGTGGTCATCATGACGTCCAACGTGGGAGCCAACATGATCCGCAAAAATACGTCGCTGGGATTCACCGCCGACAATACGGAGAAAAAGTACCAGGACATGAAAGACAAGGTCATGGAAGAGTTGAAGCGCACGTTCCGGCCGGAGTTCCTCAACCGGATCGATGAATTGATCGTCTTCCATTCGCTCGAGCAGGAGCACATCGAGCAAATCGTTTCGCTGATGACCGAGGAACTGCGGAAACGCCTGCGCGAACAAGACATCGATTTCAGCTTGTCCGATGAGGCGAAGAAGTTGTTGGCCAAAGAAGGATTTGATCCGGCCTATGGCGCCAGACCGCTTCGCCGCGCGATTCAGCGAAACATCGAAGATCGCTTGTCAGAAGAACTGATCAAAGGGACGATTCACAAAGGAGATACCGTCCACATCGACGTAGAAGACGGACAGCTGACCGTGAAACGTCTGGAACCCACCGCCAGCAGCAAGTAA
- the radA gene encoding DNA repair protein RadA — MAKYKTKYACQECGYESPKWMGKCPGCGLWNTMVEELVQQSSLAGPKSTSPARRTAQPITEVKSEDEPRFDTNMNELNRVLGGGLVPGSLILVGGDPGIGKSTLLLQTSFALAGQGHKVLYVSGEESAKQIKLRAERLAMQSPQLFVVSETDLTLIEEQIEQVDPAVLIVDSIQTVFHPAVASAAGSVAQVRETTAQLMRIAKGKGIATFIVGHVTKEGAIAGPRMLEHMVDAVLYFEGERHNTFRILRAVKNRFGSTNEMGIFEMKDRGLEEVSNPSEIFLAERPIGVAGSTVVASMEGTRPVLVELQALVSPSSFVTPRRMATGVDHQRVSMIMAVLEKRVGLMLQNQDAYVNVAGGVRLDEPAVDLAIAVSIASSFREQATHPQDVVIGEVGLTGEVRGVSRIEQRIREAQKLGFTRVIIPKKNVRGLDVPPGIEIVGVSNIEEALREVLRG, encoded by the coding sequence ATGGCAAAGTATAAAACGAAATACGCTTGTCAAGAGTGTGGCTACGAATCGCCCAAATGGATGGGAAAGTGTCCGGGATGCGGCTTGTGGAATACAATGGTGGAGGAATTGGTCCAGCAGTCTTCGCTTGCCGGTCCCAAGAGTACCTCCCCTGCGAGACGGACCGCACAGCCGATCACCGAAGTGAAAAGCGAGGATGAGCCCCGGTTTGATACCAATATGAACGAGTTAAACCGCGTGCTCGGCGGCGGTTTGGTTCCGGGATCGCTGATCCTCGTCGGCGGCGACCCGGGGATCGGCAAGTCAACGCTGCTGCTGCAAACCTCGTTTGCCTTGGCCGGCCAGGGACATAAAGTGCTGTACGTATCCGGCGAAGAGTCGGCCAAGCAGATCAAGCTGCGGGCCGAGCGTCTGGCCATGCAGTCACCCCAGCTGTTTGTCGTGTCGGAGACTGATCTGACGCTGATTGAGGAACAGATTGAGCAGGTTGACCCTGCCGTGCTGATCGTCGATTCGATTCAAACCGTGTTCCATCCCGCTGTCGCTTCGGCTGCGGGGAGCGTTGCGCAGGTGCGGGAGACGACCGCTCAGTTGATGCGGATCGCCAAAGGAAAAGGGATTGCGACGTTTATCGTCGGTCACGTCACCAAGGAAGGGGCGATCGCCGGACCGCGCATGCTGGAACACATGGTGGATGCCGTTTTATATTTTGAGGGCGAACGCCACAACACATTTCGCATCCTGCGCGCTGTAAAAAATCGGTTTGGCTCGACGAACGAGATGGGTATCTTTGAAATGAAAGACCGCGGGTTGGAGGAAGTATCCAACCCTTCTGAAATTTTCCTCGCAGAGCGCCCGATCGGCGTCGCCGGTTCAACCGTCGTGGCCAGTATGGAAGGGACAAGGCCTGTACTGGTGGAACTGCAGGCGCTTGTCTCGCCATCCAGTTTTGTCACCCCGCGCCGCATGGCAACGGGGGTTGACCATCAGCGGGTCTCGATGATCATGGCCGTCTTGGAAAAGCGGGTCGGACTGATGCTGCAGAATCAGGATGCCTATGTCAACGTAGCGGGAGGCGTTCGTCTCGATGAGCCGGCGGTCGATCTGGCGATAGCTGTCAGTATTGCCAGCAGTTTTCGTGAACAGGCCACCCACCCGCAAGATGTGGTGATCGGCGAGGTGGGGCTGACGGGGGAAGTGCGCGGGGTCTCGCGGATCGAGCAGCGCATCCGGGAAGCGCAAAAATTAGGATTTACACGAGTGATCATACCGAAAAAAAACGTTCGCGGTTTGGACGTCCCACCAGGAATTGAAATCGTCGGGGTGAGCAATATTGAAGAGGCTCTGCGGGAAGTGTTAAGGGGGTAA
- the disA gene encoding DNA integrity scanning diadenylate cyclase DisA, translated as MQETLEKEASISDVLRFVAPGTALREGLENVLRAKTGALIVVGFSPEMKSIVDGGFSINCEFTPANLYELAKMDGAIILSEDAKRILFANTQLAPSPLIPSAETGTRHRTAERTAKQTNHLVIAISQRRNVITLYQGNFRYVLKDIGVILTKANQAMQTLEKYKAVLDQALTNLGALEFEELVTVHEIVSVMQRIEMVLRIKAEIIKYIHELGTEGRLISMQLDELVADIEDEAYLLIRDYSRDASLDPHYVLKEMSQLSSEELLELEPFVRLLGFPAGTNPQEETISPRGYRILHKIPRLPSTIVANLVAHFHTLPRIMMATIEELDEVDGIGEVRARAIKDGLKRIQEQVFIDRHI; from the coding sequence ATGCAGGAAACGTTGGAGAAAGAGGCATCGATCAGCGATGTGCTGCGCTTTGTCGCACCCGGTACCGCCCTGCGTGAAGGCTTGGAAAACGTGCTGCGGGCAAAAACCGGCGCACTGATCGTGGTTGGTTTTAGTCCGGAAATGAAATCAATTGTGGATGGCGGCTTTTCCATTAATTGCGAGTTTACTCCCGCCAATCTGTACGAATTGGCCAAGATGGATGGAGCGATCATATTAAGTGAAGACGCAAAACGGATCCTGTTTGCCAACACGCAGCTGGCGCCGTCTCCGCTGATCCCCTCCGCAGAGACAGGCACCCGTCATCGTACCGCAGAACGGACCGCGAAGCAAACCAATCATCTGGTGATTGCGATTTCGCAGCGCCGCAATGTGATTACGCTGTACCAGGGAAACTTCCGCTATGTGCTGAAAGACATCGGGGTTATTTTGACAAAAGCAAACCAGGCGATGCAGACGCTGGAAAAATACAAGGCTGTGCTGGATCAGGCGCTGACCAATCTCGGGGCGCTGGAGTTTGAAGAATTGGTAACAGTGCACGAGATCGTCTCCGTGATGCAGCGGATTGAGATGGTGCTGCGCATCAAGGCGGAAATCATCAAGTACATTCACGAACTGGGAACGGAAGGCCGATTGATCAGCATGCAGCTGGATGAACTGGTCGCCGACATTGAAGACGAGGCGTATTTGCTGATACGCGATTACAGCCGGGACGCGTCGCTTGACCCGCACTACGTGCTGAAGGAGATGAGCCAGCTTTCTTCCGAAGAGCTGCTGGAACTGGAGCCATTTGTTCGCCTGTTGGGCTTTCCGGCAGGGACCAACCCGCAGGAAGAAACCATCTCGCCGCGCGGGTACCGGATCCTCCACAAAATTCCCCGTCTGCCCAGTACCATCGTGGCTAATCTGGTCGCCCATTTCCACACGCTGCCGCGGATTATGATGGCTACCATCGAGGAACTGGATGAAGTGGATGGCATAGGTGAAGTGCGGGCGCGGGCGATCAAGGACGGATTAAAACGGATTCAGGAACAGGTGTTCATTGACAGACACATATGA
- the pssA gene encoding CDP-diacylglycerol--serine O-phosphatidyltransferase — protein sequence MFVKALPNMLTIGNLFLGIVAIILAFQGETYVDYAAITVIAGMLLDGLDGRIARMLKAQSDFGKELDSLSDVITFGVAPAFIMYVAVLQQLDLLGILITAIFPICGALRLARFNVQSGVPGYFVGLPITAAGGVLATLALYNEVFTIGPLALGMLVLAFLMISRIKYPNFKKVGIPKAAYWITPIIIAGVILLAVKHPEQFPKIVFLPLALYALYGIKKNIDLLLKKRKKQGMSEEESLPFE from the coding sequence ATGTTCGTGAAAGCATTGCCGAACATGTTAACAATAGGCAATCTGTTCCTGGGGATTGTCGCAATCATCCTGGCGTTTCAGGGAGAGACCTACGTCGATTATGCCGCGATCACGGTCATCGCCGGCATGCTTTTGGACGGTCTGGATGGACGGATAGCGAGGATGTTAAAGGCGCAGAGCGACTTTGGCAAAGAACTGGACTCCCTCTCCGATGTGATCACGTTTGGCGTGGCCCCTGCCTTTATCATGTATGTAGCCGTGCTGCAGCAGCTGGATTTGCTGGGCATTCTGATTACCGCGATCTTCCCGATTTGCGGTGCGCTGCGGCTGGCTCGCTTCAATGTCCAGTCCGGTGTGCCGGGGTACTTTGTCGGCCTGCCGATCACAGCGGCCGGCGGGGTGTTGGCGACGCTGGCGTTGTACAACGAAGTGTTTACCATCGGGCCGTTGGCTTTGGGGATGCTGGTGCTGGCTTTTTTGATGATTTCCCGGATCAAATACCCCAACTTTAAGAAGGTGGGCATTCCCAAAGCAGCATACTGGATTACCCCGATTATCATTGCCGGCGTCATCTTGCTGGCGGTGAAGCATCCGGAGCAATTCCCGAAAATCGTCTTTTTGCCGCTGGCGCTGTACGCCCTTTACGGGATAAAAAAAAACATTGACCTTTTGCTGAAAAAAAGAAAAAAACAAGGCATGAGCGAGGAAGAATCGCTTCCGTTCGAATAG
- a CDS encoding PIN/TRAM domain-containing protein — translation MLKRVFTILLVIIGGVLGYQFGPDLFQLLDKLLNFGEFAGQRYIGAVLGGALFYLLANWLVDYIVNAIHWGEDMLVKLPITDVMFGAMGLIIGLIVAFLLFLPINSIPIPVVGDFLPLVVSGLLGYLGFQVGFRKRDEIMSVFAIGRKDKGKKESGGLAANVEHKILDTSVIIDGRIADICRTGFIEGALVIPSFVLEELQHIADSSDILKRNRGRRGLDILNKIQKELKVKVQIYEGDFDDVQEVDSKLIKLAKVLNGKVVTNDFNLNKVCELQGVPVLNINDLANAVKPVVLPGEELKVQVIKDGKEYGQGVAYLDDGTMIVVEGGRDYIGVDVEVLVTSVLQTSAGRMIFAKPKLLEKAL, via the coding sequence TTGCTAAAGCGGGTTTTTACGATACTGCTGGTCATTATCGGAGGCGTGTTGGGATACCAGTTTGGACCTGATTTGTTTCAACTGCTCGATAAACTGTTGAACTTTGGGGAGTTCGCTGGACAGAGGTATATCGGTGCCGTTTTGGGCGGTGCACTGTTTTACCTGCTGGCCAATTGGTTGGTCGATTACATCGTCAACGCGATACATTGGGGAGAGGATATGCTTGTCAAGCTGCCGATCACGGACGTCATGTTCGGCGCGATGGGGTTGATTATTGGCCTTATTGTTGCGTTTTTATTATTCCTGCCCATCAACAGCATACCCATTCCCGTCGTCGGGGACTTCCTGCCGCTGGTCGTGTCGGGGTTGCTTGGCTACCTCGGCTTTCAGGTGGGGTTCCGCAAACGGGACGAGATTATGAGCGTCTTTGCGATTGGCCGCAAAGATAAGGGCAAGAAAGAGAGCGGCGGACTCGCCGCCAATGTCGAGCACAAGATTCTCGATACCAGCGTGATTATCGACGGCCGGATCGCCGATATCTGCCGCACCGGCTTTATCGAGGGAGCGCTGGTGATCCCCAGCTTCGTGCTGGAAGAATTGCAGCATATCGCCGATTCGTCCGACATTCTCAAACGGAATCGCGGCCGCCGCGGTCTCGATATTCTCAACAAGATCCAAAAAGAACTAAAGGTAAAGGTACAGATTTACGAAGGCGATTTTGATGACGTGCAGGAAGTGGACAGCAAGCTGATCAAACTGGCCAAGGTGCTGAACGGAAAAGTCGTCACCAATGACTTTAACCTGAACAAGGTATGTGAGCTGCAGGGCGTCCCCGTCCTGAACATCAACGACTTGGCCAACGCGGTCAAACCGGTTGTCCTGCCCGGTGAAGAGCTGAAGGTACAGGTGATCAAAGACGGGAAGGAGTATGGACAGGGTGTCGCCTATCTGGATGACGGTACGATGATCGTTGTCGAGGGCGGCCGTGACTACATCGGCGTGGATGTGGAAGTGCTGGTTACCAGCGTCCTGCAGACCTCGGCCGGCCGGATGATTTTCGCCAAGCCGAAACTACTAGAAAAAGCACTGTAA
- the ispD gene encoding 2-C-methyl-D-erythritol 4-phosphate cytidylyltransferase, which translates to MNTGVVIVAAGSGKRMGLGRNKLWLSIDGKSILAHTVERFATHPEVGEVVLVVSETDQADVVAWLAGLPYRKRVTLALGGAERQDSVRAGLAALSDRCTYVLVHDAARPFVTNQQISEIIARVQQDEAVVMAVPVKDTIKVVNRTGIVEATPARESLWAVQTPQAFRLSLLREAHQRALREQKRATDCAALVEWLGYPVKIMSGSYENIKITTPDDIWFGEEIMRRRRERE; encoded by the coding sequence GTGAATACGGGCGTGGTCATTGTTGCTGCAGGCTCCGGGAAGCGGATGGGGCTGGGGCGGAACAAACTGTGGCTCAGCATCGACGGAAAGTCCATTTTGGCCCATACCGTGGAGCGGTTTGCCACCCATCCGGAGGTGGGGGAAGTCGTTTTGGTCGTGAGTGAAACGGATCAAGCGGACGTGGTTGCCTGGCTGGCCGGACTGCCTTATCGGAAGCGGGTGACCCTCGCTTTGGGTGGGGCGGAGCGACAGGACAGTGTGCGCGCGGGATTGGCCGCTTTATCCGATCGCTGCACCTACGTCCTCGTGCACGACGCGGCCCGACCTTTTGTGACCAATCAGCAGATCTCGGAGATTATCGCCAGGGTGCAACAGGACGAAGCGGTTGTCATGGCGGTTCCGGTCAAGGATACGATCAAAGTCGTGAATCGAACGGGCATCGTGGAAGCCACACCGGCACGTGAGAGCTTGTGGGCGGTTCAAACCCCACAAGCTTTTCGTCTTTCCCTGCTGCGGGAGGCTCACCAGCGCGCGCTGCGCGAGCAGAAACGGGCGACGGACTGCGCGGCGTTGGTGGAGTGGCTCGGGTATCCGGTGAAAATCATGTCAGGCAGTTATGAAAACATCAAGATTACCACGCCAGATGACATCTGGTTTGGCGAAGAGATCATGCGCAGACGAAGGGAGCGAGAGTAG
- the ispF gene encoding 2-C-methyl-D-erythritol 2,4-cyclodiphosphate synthase codes for MRIGQGFDVHQLVSGRPLIVGGVTIPYEKGLLGHSDADVLLHAIADALLGAIGAGDIGRHFPDTDPAYKDADSVQLLAEVWGMVKQQGYRLGNLDATILAQAPKMAPYIAQMRRIIADTLEADDVNKVNVKATTTETLGFVGRGEGIAAQAVCLLVKV; via the coding sequence GTGCGGATTGGACAAGGGTTCGATGTTCATCAGTTGGTGAGCGGGCGGCCGCTGATCGTCGGTGGCGTGACCATCCCTTACGAGAAGGGGTTGTTGGGCCACTCCGATGCGGACGTACTGCTGCATGCGATTGCTGATGCACTGCTGGGAGCGATCGGAGCAGGGGATATTGGCCGTCATTTTCCCGATACGGATCCTGCCTATAAAGACGCCGACAGCGTGCAGTTGCTGGCCGAAGTCTGGGGCATGGTCAAACAGCAGGGCTATCGGTTGGGCAATCTCGATGCCACGATCCTGGCGCAGGCACCCAAGATGGCGCCGTACATTGCCCAGATGCGGCGGATCATCGCCGATACGTTGGAGGCCGATGATGTGAACAAGGTGAACGTCAAGGCGACGACGACGGAAACACTGGGCTTCGTCGGACGCGGCGAAGGAATTGCCGCCCAGGCTGTCTGCTTGCTTGTCAAGGTATAG
- the gltX gene encoding glutamate--tRNA ligase: protein MAKEVRLRYAPSPTGHLHIGGARTALFNYLFARRHGGKFIVRIEDTDQSRNVENAEEEQLKNLKWLGIEWDESIDIGGPYGPYRAMERLELYRKYIDQLLAEGKAYYCYATKEELDAEREEQIARGETPKISEKHRNITPEQREQYEREGRVPSIHFRVPDNRVYVVDDLIRGQVRFESDATGDFVICRPDGIPTYNFAVVIDDYLMKITHVVRGEEHLSNTPRQLMIYEAFGWEPPKFAHLSLILNQEGKKMSKRDESIIQFIEQYRELGFLPEAIVNFIALLGWSPGGEEEIFSMQQLIEHFSLERVSKAPAVFDTAKMHWMNNYYLKRKPLEQVVEMCLPHLQKAGFIEPELTPQELERVRGIVALYQEEMAYCAQIVPLASQFFLKEVEMDEEASEVLKEPQVPEVLASFRKHIEALSEYTVDSIKSLLKEVQKETGQKGKALYMPIRAAVTGQAHGRDLVQSLYLLGRERVLERLQRVV, encoded by the coding sequence ATGGCTAAGGAAGTTCGGCTGCGGTATGCACCCTCCCCGACCGGCCACCTTCATATTGGCGGGGCGCGTACCGCTTTGTTCAATTATTTGTTCGCCCGCCGGCACGGGGGCAAATTCATCGTGCGGATCGAGGACACGGACCAATCGCGCAACGTCGAGAACGCGGAAGAAGAACAGCTGAAAAACCTGAAGTGGCTGGGAATCGAATGGGATGAGAGCATCGACATCGGCGGACCGTACGGACCGTATCGGGCGATGGAGCGTCTGGAGCTCTACCGCAAGTATATTGACCAACTGCTGGCTGAAGGCAAGGCCTACTATTGCTACGCGACCAAAGAGGAACTGGACGCGGAGCGGGAAGAGCAGATCGCCCGCGGCGAGACGCCGAAAATCTCGGAGAAGCACCGCAATATTACGCCGGAACAGCGGGAACAATATGAACGGGAAGGGCGCGTTCCGTCCATTCATTTTCGCGTTCCCGACAACCGGGTGTACGTGGTCGACGATCTGATCCGCGGTCAGGTCAGGTTTGAGTCAGATGCGACTGGCGATTTTGTCATTTGCCGCCCCGATGGCATCCCTACCTATAACTTCGCCGTCGTGATCGACGATTACCTGATGAAGATTACCCATGTCGTCCGCGGTGAAGAGCACCTCTCCAACACCCCGCGGCAGTTGATGATTTACGAAGCGTTCGGCTGGGAGCCGCCGAAGTTTGCCCATCTCTCCCTGATCCTGAATCAGGAAGGGAAGAAGATGAGCAAACGGGACGAGAGCATCATCCAATTTATTGAACAGTACCGCGAGCTGGGGTTTCTGCCGGAAGCGATTGTCAACTTTATCGCCCTGCTCGGCTGGTCGCCCGGCGGGGAAGAGGAGATTTTCTCCATGCAGCAGCTGATCGAGCACTTTTCATTGGAACGGGTCAGTAAAGCTCCCGCTGTTTTTGACACCGCCAAGATGCACTGGATGAACAACTACTACCTGAAGCGCAAACCCCTGGAGCAAGTGGTGGAGATGTGCTTGCCGCATCTGCAGAAGGCGGGCTTCATCGAGCCGGAGCTGACTCCGCAGGAACTGGAAAGAGTGCGCGGCATTGTCGCCCTCTACCAGGAAGAGATGGCTTACTGCGCGCAAATCGTGCCGCTTGCCTCCCAGTTCTTCTTGAAAGAAGTGGAGATGGACGAAGAAGCGAGCGAGGTGCTCAAGGAGCCGCAGGTGCCGGAAGTGCTGGCTTCGTTTCGCAAACACATCGAGGCGCTTTCCGAATACACTGTGGATAGCATCAAGTCGCTGTTGAAAGAAGTGCAGAAAGAAACCGGCCAGAAAGGCAAGGCGCTGTACATGCCGATCCGCGCGGCGGTTACCGGACAGGCCCATGGGCGCGACCTGGTGCAGTCGCTATACCTGCTTGGCCGTGAACGCGTGCTGGAGCGGCTGCAGCGGGTTGTGTAA